ACTAACAATGTTTTTTTTCTTAGTTTTACGAGCCATTATTATTTACCTTTCTTTCCAGCAACAGTTTTTCTTGGACCTTTACGTGTACGAGCATTCTTTTGAGTTGATTGTCCTCTTACAGGAAGTCCTCTACGGTGTCTAATTCCACGGTAGCATTTAATTTCCATTAAACGTTTAATGTTTAATGTAACTTCTCTTCTTAAATCACCTTCTGTTAAATAATCTTTAGCAGCTTCACGAATTTTTGCTAATTCTTCTTCTGATAAGTTTTTAACACGAGCATTTTCGTCAATGTTAGCTTTTTTACAAATTTCTTGTGCTGTAGTTTTTCCAATTCCATAAATGTATGTTAATGAAATAACGATACGTTTATCATTTGGGATTTCAACGTTTAAAATACGTGCCATCTTTGTTCTCCTTTACCTAGAATTATCCTTGTCTTTGTTTATGCTTTGGTAAAGCACAAATTACACGGATAACTCCTTTACGTTTAATGATTTTGCAATCTTTACACATTTTTTTAACACTTGCTCTAACTTTCATATGTAATTCTCCTTTTTATTTGTGACGATAAACAATTCGTCCTTGTGTTAAATCATAAGGACTCATTTCTACATCAACAACATCACCAGGTAAGATACGAATATGATTTACGCGCATCTTTCCTGAAATATGAGCTTTAATAACTAATCCGTTTTCAAGTTCTACTGAATATAAATCAGTT
This sequence is a window from Mycoplasmopsis gallopavonis. Protein-coding genes within it:
- the rpsM gene encoding 30S ribosomal protein S13, with translation MARILNVEIPNDKRIVISLTYIYGIGKTTAQEICKKANIDENARVKNLSEEELAKIREAAKDYLTEGDLRREVTLNIKRLMEIKCYRGIRHRRGLPVRGQSTQKNARTRKGPRKTVAGKKGK
- the rpmJ gene encoding 50S ribosomal protein L36, giving the protein MKVRASVKKMCKDCKIIKRKGVIRVICALPKHKQRQG
- the infA gene encoding translation initiation factor IF-1, with translation MAKDAIKLKANVKEVHSTDLYSVELENGLVIKAHISGKMRVNHIRILPGDVVDVEMSPYDLTQGRIVYRHK